The sequence AGCAACCCGGTTGATTTAGTCCAGTCATTGATGAGGATTTCTAAGATAGATGGGGTGACTAGATTATTTGGTTCCCATAATACCCTAGGACTTGATCCAGCTATTTTACACGAAGTGAATAGGGCAGTTGTTTACCTACTAGAACATGATCTTGTAAGGTTTGGTACAGGTGTACATGAATTTAACAGTTTTCGTATGCAATTCTAATTAGATTGCACGTTAGATATGGTATACAGAATGTAACTCCTATTGGTTAGAGTTAACTGTAATGTTTGTTGTGTTGGCTGTGGACGGGGTATGTCCACATTAAAATTTTACTTTTTCCATTAGAAAAATATAAAACTTTAACAACAGTTGACTCAATAAGTATTAATGTTCAAATTATATGTAACTTAGCGCTTATCTTTAAACGACTTGTCGACAGCCAAGTTTTCGGATCGATTTTGCTTGGTTTTCATTTTTAAACGAATCGGGTATACTATAAGGGATAGACAATATAATAAAAAACCGCTTGGTGCTGGAAACACCAAACGGCTTTGTGCATAGCCCTTTAAGGGGGCGACTCACATTTGAGAAAAAGTAACCATTAAATGCTCGTCAGGCTAGGGTGGTTACTTTTTTTCTGACAGAATAGCTACAATGAGCGTTCCGAAAGAGATCATTAAGACCAATCCTTCGAAAACTGTCATAGGCCTCACCCCCTTTCTAAAAAGGGATGAGCCACCACCCATGAAAGCCTTATGCACTTATAGGCAATTATAGCATAAATTGGAATGTAACTTCATGTACATATTCTAAAAAGATCTGATGACGGTATTAAGAAGCTTCGTAGTATTAATAAAAAGTATTTTTAAATTTAAATATTGTCAAGTTCTTGTCACATAAAAGCTAATTATTATGTAGTAAGCTGTAAAGGTATTATTTTTTATAAAAGCTGTTAAAATAAAGTAAGAGGAATTTATAATGTATGAGTCAAAGTGAAGAGCTGCTGTATTTATTTTTTCACCTGTAGTGTAAAAGAAGTTAATTAAGTTTAAATTCAAATGTGAATTATTGATCAATAAGTCTATGAAGCATTAGTAGCCATTGGTCAACAGTTTTTAATGTTTAGGGGAATTTATATCCGTATCTTTATGGTAGATATATTTTTGAAAGTAGTTACATCTTCTAAGCGTGCACTCATGCTATAGCCAACTCCGCTATTCTTCCATGATAAGTTAACATCGACACTGTTGCTTTTATTTTATTGGGAGTTCTTCGGTTTGTATGTTGCTACCGACCGATTCTAATTTTTGTTCGTGTAGACTAAAATTAGTCTTTATAAAAAAAGTCATAAAATATACATTTGAATTTTTGTTGATTTACATATACTATATAACTATATATAGTATGCTTTTTTATTTTAACACACTATATATAGTGTGTTTGTTTTTACATACTATGGTTAATGTACTATTTGGATAAAAATCTTCCGTTAAAACAGGAAGATGAGGAGGAATAAATGTGGTGAATCTAAAAGCTGAGCCTATTAATAAAAACGACGAATTAATGTTAGCTTTTCATGAAATTGTATCAAGCTCTAATCAAGATTTAATTCAAGAA is a genomic window of Virgibacillus proomii containing:
- a CDS encoding putative holin-like toxin → MGGGSSLFRKGVRPMTVFEGLVLMISFGTLIVAILSEKK